The following are encoded together in the Monodelphis domestica isolate mMonDom1 chromosome 5, mMonDom1.pri, whole genome shotgun sequence genome:
- the LOC100015220 gene encoding lysozyme C-like — protein sequence MKVLILLGLVFLPMLAHGKVYERCELARVLKRNGLHGFRSNSVADWVCLAKWESDYNTKATNYNPGDQSTDYGIFQINSHYWCNDGKTPDAKNVCGISCRDLLTDNISKAITCAKRVVRDPSGIRAWVAWRNHCEGRDVSSYIRGCSL from the exons ATGAAGGTCCTGATTCTTTTGGGTCTTGTCTTCCTCCCCATGCTAGCTCATGGCAAGGTCTACGAAAGATGTGAATTGGCAAGAGTCCTGAAGCGAAATGGGTTGCATGGCTTCAGAAGTAACAGCGTGGCCGACT GGGTGTGCTTGGCAAAATGGGAAAGTGATTATAACACAAAAGCCACAAATTACAACCCTGGAGATCAAAGCACCGATTATGGGATATTTCAGATCAACAGTCACTATTGGTGCAATGATGGCAAGACTCCTGATGCAAAGAATGTGTGCGGCATCTCATGTAGAG ATCTTTTAACAGATAATATCAGCAAAGCTATAACCTGTGCAAAGAGGGTTGTCCGTGATCCCAGTGGCATTCGGGCATG GGTGGCATGGAGAAACCATTGCGAAGGAAGGGATGTTTCCTCTTATATCCGAGGTTGCAGTCTTTAG